In Bacteroidia bacterium, a genomic segment contains:
- a CDS encoding TonB-dependent receptor, with protein sequence MTLFSLSSFLRQWLTTAIVFTLIPSAIYAQTSLRGRVFDASHQQALTGVSIRTTDAAEMTFSGPDGKFEIPVRQFPAIIIVSLSGYQTDTVSVSGKDDFIGIPLTASIGDIDEVVLSAFFSGRTLLEQSGGVAVLGEKELHRDAPIIIAPALNRIPGVFMQSGTINTNRITIRGIGSRSLFGTNKIRAYLNEIPLTGGDGETTIEDIDLSLINRVEVLKGPASSIYGAGLGGTINLSTGKPDYRRMKLSTETMAGSFGLLRNVTTWEQSGDQGSLLINFNNTHSDGYRENNSLDRQSVTIMGQSYGSEKDMVSVIASLISMKAFIPSSIDSTTFTDNPQAAAFTWNKTKGYEDYTKAFAGISHLHNFTSSVSHNFSFFGSFRNSWEPRPFNILSEQNQSYGLRNRLVISGNAGNIPFKLQAGGEYFSETYDWQTYINVGGLGGLGAILSNNNESRTYYNLFAQTEWALTEKTLLTAGLNFNHTRYLLSDRFTPDSVDQSGEYSFSPTLSPRLSINHRLSPHTALHMSASHGFSPPSLAETLTPEGLINNDIQPETGWNFEVGSRGRLLGERLFYDISLYSMQIRNLLVARRVGNDEFVGVNAGKTDHNGMELALQYQIVNTRAVALDVFTTYTLTRYRFQEFVDGEADYSGNILTGTPPQVFNAGIDFSATWGLYANANFLYVDAMPMRDDNTRYTQAYQVVNLKMGFRKDILKTLTADLYGGIANALDERYAGMILVNAAGVGANQPRYYYPALPRNFFAGIKLSWLLR encoded by the coding sequence ATGACCCTTTTTTCCCTTTCCTCCTTTTTAAGACAATGGCTCACTACAGCAATTGTCTTTACCCTGATTCCATCCGCAATTTATGCGCAAACCAGCCTGCGTGGCCGAGTATTTGATGCCTCCCACCAGCAGGCACTTACCGGTGTTTCGATTCGCACCACAGATGCTGCAGAGATGACATTCTCTGGCCCCGACGGGAAATTTGAAATCCCCGTCAGGCAGTTCCCTGCAATTATTATTGTTTCTCTTTCCGGCTATCAGACTGACACAGTATCCGTTTCCGGAAAAGATGATTTTATAGGTATTCCGCTCACGGCCAGCATCGGCGATATTGATGAGGTAGTGTTATCAGCGTTTTTTTCGGGTCGTACCTTGCTCGAACAAAGTGGCGGTGTGGCAGTACTTGGCGAGAAAGAACTTCACCGAGACGCACCCATAATTATTGCACCCGCACTCAACCGGATACCGGGTGTATTTATGCAAAGCGGCACCATCAATACCAACCGGATTACGATACGAGGGATTGGCTCCCGAAGCTTGTTTGGTACAAACAAAATCCGCGCATATCTCAATGAAATTCCCCTGACCGGCGGAGATGGGGAAACTACGATTGAAGACATTGACCTGAGTCTGATCAACCGGGTTGAAGTGCTAAAAGGGCCCGCTTCCAGCATTTATGGCGCAGGTCTGGGGGGCACGATCAATCTCAGTACTGGAAAACCTGACTATCGCCGCATGAAACTCAGCACGGAAACTATGGCCGGATCATTTGGGCTGCTGAGAAATGTTACCACATGGGAACAAAGCGGAGATCAGGGCAGTCTTTTGATTAATTTTAACAATACCCATAGTGATGGATATCGGGAAAATAATTCTCTGGACAGGCAGTCAGTAACCATTATGGGACAAAGCTATGGAAGTGAGAAAGATATGGTCTCTGTAATTGCCAGCCTTATTTCCATGAAAGCTTTTATCCCCAGTTCCATTGACAGCACAACTTTTACAGACAATCCGCAGGCTGCCGCATTTACCTGGAATAAAACCAAAGGCTATGAAGATTATACCAAGGCATTTGCAGGTATTTCACATCTCCATAATTTTACTTCATCGGTCAGTCACAACTTTAGCTTCTTTGGCAGTTTCAGGAATTCCTGGGAGCCTCGCCCTTTCAATATTTTGAGTGAACAGAACCAATCCTATGGCCTTCGAAACCGTTTGGTAATATCTGGAAATGCCGGAAATATCCCTTTCAAACTTCAGGCTGGCGGGGAATATTTTTCCGAAACCTATGACTGGCAAACCTATATCAATGTTGGCGGTCTGGGCGGATTAGGGGCGATTCTCAGCAATAACAATGAAAGCCGCACCTACTACAACCTTTTTGCACAAACGGAATGGGCGCTTACCGAAAAAACCCTGCTGACGGCGGGGTTAAACTTTAACCATACCCGCTATCTTTTGAGCGACAGGTTTACGCCTGACAGTGTGGATCAGTCAGGGGAATATTCCTTCTCCCCTACGCTATCGCCCCGCTTGAGCATCAATCACAGATTATCTCCTCATACTGCACTTCACATGAGTGCCAGCCACGGATTTTCACCTCCTTCGTTAGCCGAAACCCTGACCCCCGAAGGCCTGATCAATAATGATATCCAGCCCGAAACCGGATGGAATTTTGAGGTGGGAAGCAGGGGAAGACTTTTGGGTGAAAGGTTATTTTACGACATCAGCCTGTACAGCATGCAGATACGGAATCTGTTGGTTGCGCGTCGGGTCGGCAACGACGAATTTGTTGGCGTAAATGCAGGCAAAACCGACCATAACGGAATGGAACTCGCCCTTCAATATCAGATTGTGAATACCAGGGCGGTGGCTTTGGATGTGTTTACCACCTATACGCTCACCCGATACCGGTTTCAGGAATTTGTTGACGGAGAAGCTGATTACTCGGGAAATATCCTCACGGGTACTCCGCCACAGGTTTTCAACGCTGGTATCGATTTTTCTGCTACCTGGGGATTGTATGCAAATGCAAACTTCCTGTACGTGGATGCTATGCCCATGCGGGATGATAATACCCGGTACACACAAGCTTATCAGGTTGTTAACCTGAAAATGGGGTTTAGAAAAGATATACTAAAAACACTGACTGCTGACCTGTATGGAGGAATCGCCAATGCGTTGGATGAGCGATATGCCGGGATGATTTTGGTAAATGCAGCAGGCGTAGGCGCAAATCAGCCCAGGTATTATTATCCGGCATTGCCGAGAAACTTTTTTGCAGGGATCAAACTTTCCTGGCTATTGCGGTAG